A region of the Litchfieldia alkalitelluris genome:
AAAAATCTCCACTTATTTTTATCGCTACTTACTCAATTAAGGATATGACTTTGTGTTTACTGGAAGTGGGTCAAGATGCCATTCTAGTTAACCCCAACTTTATTTGTCAACGTTCCTAAACCTTCAATCGTAATTTCAATCACATCACCATTTTTCAAGAATCGTGGTGGCTTAAAGCCCTTCCCTACACCCGCTGGAGTTCCTGTTGCAATGATATCACCAGGTTCAAGTGTCATTCCCGCAGAAATTGTGGAAATAACCGTTTCTATATCAAATATAAACTGCGACGTGTTTCCTGTTTGCCTTATCTCATCATTTACCTTCGTTTGCAAATTCAACTGATTTGGATTAGCAATAAGTGATTTATGTGCAATAAATGGACCCATTGGACAAGATGCATCTAGACTTTTCCCAATAAAAAATTGTTTATGACGACTTTGAAGATCACGAGCAGTTACATCGTTTAAAATCGTGTACCCGAATACATAATCTAATGCTTCCTCTTTTTTAATAGCCCTTCCCTTTTTACCAATAACGACTGCTAATTCTCCCTCATAATCCAGCTGAGAGGTAACCCCCTCATGCAATAAAATCGTTCCATTCGGTCCAATGACAGACGTCGGAGCTTTTGTAAATAACATCAGATGTTCTGGTATATCTGCCTCACTTCCCATTTCAATCGCATGCTCAGCATAATTTTTGCCTACACAAAAAATATTTTTAGCAGGTCGCGGAATCGGTGCTTGAATTTGCACTTCATCAAGTGGATAACAGTAACTAGAATCATTGGTTGTCAAACGATCAATC
Encoded here:
- a CDS encoding fumarylacetoacetate hydrolase family protein encodes the protein MRFLTGLKDNRSFVGVLNEQLSTIIDLQLAEKALLGTNTIPDTLIECLNQEILLDTVKEIDRLTTNDSSYCYPLDEVQIQAPIPRPAKNIFCVGKNYAEHAIEMGSEADIPEHLMLFTKAPTSVIGPNGTILLHEGVTSQLDYEGELAVVIGKKGRAIKKEEALDYVFGYTILNDVTARDLQSRHKQFFIGKSLDASCPMGPFIAHKSLIANPNQLNLQTKVNDEIRQTGNTSQFIFDIETVISTISAGMTLEPGDIIATGTPAGVGKGFKPPRFLKNGDVIEITIEGLGTLTNKVGVN